CACCACACTCCCCTTGCTGCAGAGATTCTCCATCATGGCCTGAGTGAACTTGAGATATTGCTCGGCATCGAAGAAATCATATCCCGCCGGCAGGATCCCCGGCCCGGCCATCGGCAGTTCGAACCCCAGCCCGGAGTAGAGAGAGGGATTGGCCAGCAGCAGTCCGTTCAGGTACTTGCTCATGGAATCGTAGTCCTCCTGGTCGAATTTCTCCACCTTCTCCGCCGTCACCTTGGCGTTCTGGGCCACCTTGACAATCATGGCCTTGTCCACCAGTTCATAACCCAGGGCCCGGGCGAGGTCCTGGGATATCTGCTTGCCGCCGGCCCCGTGTTCTTTGGATATGGTGATCACCGGCATATGGCTCTCCTTAAAATTGAATTATAAGCTTTTCCGGGCAAATATGGTTTTATATTTATCTGTTTTTGAGCAGAACCCCGATCCCGCCGTTGGCCTCCAACTCCCGGGCCCCCTCCACGAATTCCACTTTGACCCCGTGTCTCAGGGCCAGGCCCACCATCTCCTCCTTCATGTCCGGATCTTTGTCGATGGCCTTGCCGCCGCAATAGATGCATACCTTGGGTTTGCCCAAGGCCCCCAGCATCAGGCAGTCGGCGCATTGCCAGCCCTGCCCGGAATATTTTTCCGTTATCACCAGGGTTTCGGCCCGGCCGTCCTGCAGGGCAGACAGAATGGCCCTGGTGCCCAGCAGTGCCCGGCCCCCCTTGCTTTTGGCCAGCACCACGGCATCCCGGGCGATCCTCTGGGATTCCTGATTCTCCAAGTCCTTGAACAGCTTCAGAGATTCATCCAGCACCTTTTTATTAGGCGATTTGATATCGAATTTGGCGGTGGTGATCACCTTGTTCTTTAGCGCGGCCGGCAGCTGCCTGTTGATCTCGGCCAAAGTTCCGTTCTCAGCGGCCAGCAGCAGATGGGCGATGTCGCCGTTGAAAAATCTCTGAGCCTCCCGGATGGTACTTTTGATATGTTTGGCCCTGAGGTCCTTCAGATGCCGCTGATGTTTCTCGTCGGACAGGCCCAGCCGACCCTTCCTGGTCTCGTAGCCCTTGGCCGAGATGTCGTCGGCCGCGGTGATTATGTCGGCCTCCTCCTCCAGATGGCCCAGATATATCTTCAGCATTCTGGCCTGCTTCTCGTCGCTGATAATTACGCCGTAAGGGTAGTAATTATCGGACATCCTGGCCAGGGGGTAGATGAAAGGCACCCGGGACACTATCACCCGGTTGGTCAGGGGAAGCACCGTCTGGAAGGTCTTGAATATTTTCTTGTGCTGGGATATGAAGATAGCGGCCCCTTTGCTCTCCGGCTTTAGTTCCCCCTCCAAATAACGGTTGATCTCCCTGACGTCAATCGGGAAGGTTTTCGCTTCGGGGCTGTGCGGCTTTAAGCTTTTTTCTATCTCGCTGAATTTCTTCTTGAGAAAAATATTGTAATTCCTTCGGCCCTTGCCATCCGGGGTGGCGTTAACATAGACGCTCAGCACATAGCCCTCGCCGGGCTGCATCTTAGTCAGTTCCCGAAGTGATTTTTTGATATCGGTACTCATGATGTTCACGCTCCTTTTCTGTTTAATTATTGAATTCAGGCAATCTAAAAAGGACGTTAATTGTCGCCCAATACCATTCCTCCTTAAAATATTATTACTAACCTTGGTAAATTTATTTTCGATAGCGTGATGCTGATGTCGCCTCAAAATTATCAGAGAGCATCCCAGAAGACGCCGTTAATAATTTGTCAGTGAACAGGACTTCTACCTTTCTTTGTGTTTGACAAATTTAGGTGGCTTCGAGAAGCGCAGCGCCCGGATAATTTTTCAGCGACGAGCTTTTTTCTTTTTGGTTCTTTTTCATTTTGGCGGCACAAAAAAGAAAAAGAACAATAATAGAAAGCATCAGACGGTTTAAAAACGGATAATCTCCTCCTGCCCTTTCTGTCCGGGCAGAAAGGGCGAAAGACCCGCCGGGGGCACAGGGCTTAATGTTTAACTCAATGCTTATATAATCAACAATTTTGATGAAAAGAGCATTGGCTTCGGAGCATTGATCATTTTTGTATTGCTTTTGGCGTTATTCCGCACTGCGCCCCCGGACCCCCACTTGCCTACATTCACATCTGTAGCGAAAAAAGGGACGCCAAAGTAAAGATATTGTTTACGCCTTGCCGGCGCAGCCGAACAGTTTGACCTTGCCCTTGACCACCTGCTTGACCGCCTCCCGGGCCGGGCCCAGGTACTTGCGGGGATCGAACTCGGAAGGGTTCTCGGCAAAGACCTTGCGGATGGCCCCGGTCATGGCGATTCGCAGGTCGGTGTCTACGTTGATCTTGCAGACCGCCATCTTGGCGGCCCGGGCCAGAAATTCCTCCGGCACCCCGCGGGTGCCCGGCAGTTTGCCGCCGTACTTGTTGCAGATATCCACCAGATCGGCCGGAACCGACGAGGCCCCGTGCAGGACTATGGGGTACCCCGGAAGCAGGCCCTGGATCTTCTCCAGTCGCGGGAAGTCCAGGGTGGCCTCGCCCTTGAATTTATAGGCCCCGTGCGAGGTGCCTATGGAGATGGCCAGCGAATCGCATCCGGTCTTTTTGACGAATTCGACCACCTCGTCCGGGTCGGTGTAAACAGCCTCACGGGCCCCGGGCTCGTCGGAGGTGGAGGTCAGTTTGCCAAGCTCGGCTTCCACCGGCACTCCCTTGGCGTGGGCGTAGTCCACCACTTTTTTGGTGAGGGCCACGTTCTCCTCGAAGGGGAAATGCGAGGCGTCTATCATCACCGATGAAAAGCCGCCGTCCACGCAGGCCTGGCACAGCTCGAAGCTGTCGCCGTGATCCAGGTGCAACGCCACCGGGATGTCGGTGGTCTCCATGGCGGCCTTGACCAGGTGGATCAGGTATTCCTGACGGGCGTATTTGCGGGCCCCGGCCGATACCTGCAGGATCAGGGGAGAACGCTCCTCGGTGCCGGCGTCCACTATGGCCTGTAGCAGTTCCATGTTATTGACGTTGAAGGCCCCGACGGCGTACCCACCATCATAGGCCTTTTTGAACATTTCGCGAGTTCCGACTAAAGGCATGATATTCCTCCTGACATGGATTATAGTTTACTGTTTCGAACTCATCCTTTTGCCCTTCTCTTGGCAAGAGAAGGGTTGGGGGGTGAGTTGATTATTTATTCCTGCCCTTTCCCCTCAAGCTCCTTTAGCCTCTCCGCCCCCAGTTTCTCCAGCCGGTCGCCCAGGTTGCTGAACTCGGCCAGAAAATCCTTGAAGCTGTAAGAATCCAAAAACAGCACGCTGCCGTCGGTCCTGGCCACCACGTTGGCGGTCCGGGGCACATCGGTCAGCAGTGCGATCTCCCCGAATGGGTCGCCTTTCTTCAAAGTGGCCACCGGGGTCTTGTCGTCCTTGCCCATCACCTCCAGCTCGCCGTCCATCACGATGTAAAAGCACTGCCCCAGCTCGCCCCGGCGGATGACCACCTGTCCGGGTTTTATGTATAGCCGCTGTACCAGGCTCAAAAGATGAATGATGGCCTCCGGGCCCAGCTCGGAAAAGACATCGGAGTCCCGCAAAACATCCAGCCCCTGCAGGATATTAAGGATGTCCTCGCCCTGCTCCAGCGCCAGGGTCATGGTAGTGCGGTCGCAGACCTCGGCCGGCCCGAAATACTGGATGGGCCCGGGATAGATGTACTCATTGCCCTTGGCCCAGCCCTCCCGCTGGCGCACGAATTCCCTGAACGGTCCGCCGTTCAGGTTCACCAGGGCCTTCTTTATTACCGGGGCGTCCCGGCCCTGCCGGCGTTCCAGATTCATCATCATGGTCAGGGGAATGCCGCCCGCCACCCAGTTGCCCGGAGGCTCGGCCAGATTGGCCACCTGCGCCATATAGCCGGTCTTCCCGCAGGCCACCAGAGCCGCCGCGGCATAGCCCAGGCTGTAGCTGTAATCGGCGTCGAAATTGGAGGGTGCGGCGCAGCGCCCCTCGTAGCCGAAGAAATGGTTCTGGGGGCTGAACTTGCCGGAAAATTTTCCCTCGGCCTTCCATTCCCTCAGCAGGTCGCCGGCCATGTCGATCAGCAGTTTCTCGGTCTCGATCCGGGATACCTGGACGTTGCCGTGGGGATCGCGGTCCTCCAACAACTGCCACTGGATCTCCTGGGGGATCGAGGCGAAGGCCTGGGCCGACTGGGCGGTAAGGTTCTTGTTGATGAACTGGTGCTTGTCCTCTGGAGTGGGCAGGCCGTTGAAAAAGTTCTTGTGATCGGCCATCAGATCGTTCAGCTCGGCGATAAGTATTTTGATCTCCGGAATGAACTCTATCAGCCCCTCGGGGATCACCACCACCCCGTAATCCATGCCGTTCAGGGAGCGGTCCCGGACCACCCCGGCGATATATTCCACGATCTCCTTTAAGCGCTGGCCCTTGTCGGCCACCTCCTCGGAGATGATGGTGATGTTGGGATGGCACTGCAGGGCGCATTCCAGGGCGATGTGCGAGGCCGCTCGGCCCATCACCCGTATGAAATGCCAGTATTTCTTGGCCGACTGGTCGTCCCGCTGGATGTTGCCCAGCAGTTCGCAGTAGACCTTGGTGGCGGTGTCGAAGCCGAAGGAGATCTCGATCTGTTTATTCTTTAGGTCGCCGTCGATGGTCTTGGGACAGCCGATCACTTTTATATCGATATCCTTCTGCAGAAAATACTCCGCCAGCATGGCGGCATTGGTGTTGGAATCGTCGCCGCCGATAATGACGATGGCCCCGATCCCGGCCGAACGGCAGGTGGCTGCCGTCTGGTCGAACTGCGCCTCCTTCTCCAGCTTGGTGCGGCCCGAGCCAAAGATATCGAACCCCCCGGTATTGCGGTACTGGTCCATGATCTCTTCGGTCAGCAGCAGGTGCCTATTATTTATCAGTCCGCTGGGCCCCTCCAGAAAGCCGTAGAGCTCGCTCTTGTTATTGAATTGCTTTATAGCGTCGAACAGTCCGGCGATGACATTGTGTCCGCCGGGAGCC
This window of the Candidatus Edwardsbacteria bacterium genome carries:
- the fba gene encoding class II fructose-1,6-bisphosphate aldolase, which translates into the protein MPLVGTREMFKKAYDGGYAVGAFNVNNMELLQAIVDAGTEERSPLILQVSAGARKYARQEYLIHLVKAAMETTDIPVALHLDHGDSFELCQACVDGGFSSVMIDASHFPFEENVALTKKVVDYAHAKGVPVEAELGKLTSTSDEPGAREAVYTDPDEVVEFVKKTGCDSLAISIGTSHGAYKFKGEATLDFPRLEKIQGLLPGYPIVLHGASSVPADLVDICNKYGGKLPGTRGVPEEFLARAAKMAVCKINVDTDLRIAMTGAIRKVFAENPSEFDPRKYLGPAREAVKQVVKGKVKLFGCAGKA
- a CDS encoding cytidylate kinase-like family protein, whose protein sequence is MPVITISKEHGAGGKQISQDLARALGYELVDKAMIVKVAQNAKVTAEKVEKFDQEDYDSMSKYLNGLLLANPSLYSGLGFELPMAGPGILPAGYDFFDAEQYLKFTQAMMENLCSKGSVVLVGRGSQVFLFDKPGCLHLRLAAPLDYRIKRVMEKQAVGEKEAKDLIHKKDKARSSYIKDFYQRDWNDPALYHLMINTARIKSQGIIAIVKEAIKLI
- a CDS encoding diphosphate--fructose-6-phosphate 1-phosphotransferase, whose translation is MKEISILQKHRSNYQPKLPPVFIQKETSVKTREGEQAEPQSDQKAINERFPRTYGLPLLTFETTGRTELPAIRVGVVLSGGQAPGGHNVIAGLFDAIKQFNNKSELYGFLEGPSGLINNRHLLLTEEIMDQYRNTGGFDIFGSGRTKLEKEAQFDQTAATCRSAGIGAIVIIGGDDSNTNAAMLAEYFLQKDIDIKVIGCPKTIDGDLKNKQIEISFGFDTATKVYCELLGNIQRDDQSAKKYWHFIRVMGRAASHIALECALQCHPNITIISEEVADKGQRLKEIVEYIAGVVRDRSLNGMDYGVVVIPEGLIEFIPEIKILIAELNDLMADHKNFFNGLPTPEDKHQFINKNLTAQSAQAFASIPQEIQWQLLEDRDPHGNVQVSRIETEKLLIDMAGDLLREWKAEGKFSGKFSPQNHFFGYEGRCAAPSNFDADYSYSLGYAAAALVACGKTGYMAQVANLAEPPGNWVAGGIPLTMMMNLERRQGRDAPVIKKALVNLNGGPFREFVRQREGWAKGNEYIYPGPIQYFGPAEVCDRTTMTLALEQGEDILNILQGLDVLRDSDVFSELGPEAIIHLLSLVQRLYIKPGQVVIRRGELGQCFYIVMDGELEVMGKDDKTPVATLKKGDPFGEIALLTDVPRTANVVARTDGSVLFLDSYSFKDFLAEFSNLGDRLEKLGAERLKELEGKGQE